From Enhydrobacter sp., the proteins below share one genomic window:
- a CDS encoding Ppx/GppA family phosphatase, whose amino-acid sequence MAGDSTPGSGGASAGSRGGWHSGRFAHVFAAIDLGTNNCRLLVARAAMSGFEVIDAYSRPVRLGEGVALNGTLCGDAIERTLGALEVCADKIDRNRVTRARHIATEACRRACNGEDFLARVKQRTGLRFEVIPPAEEARLAVASCENLLDPALPHALLVDIGGGSTEVSWIRIARRDGGSGAVTPELIDMVSVPWGVVTLTEACVRPRQHEGRPDAPVPRACYDDMIERIRADLRPFCARHGIAGEIGRGRVQLIGASGTVTTVSAHHLGLRRYSRSAVDGSSLAHEAILRICDQLAGLSVAELRGLPCIGDDRADLALAGGAILEAMCRQWPTPVVRVADRGLREGVLMDLMRQADRDADPLCRRGY is encoded by the coding sequence ATGGCAGGGGACTCCACGCCCGGATCGGGCGGTGCGTCGGCAGGGTCGCGGGGCGGCTGGCACAGCGGCCGCTTCGCGCACGTCTTCGCGGCGATCGATCTCGGCACCAACAATTGCCGGCTGCTGGTGGCGCGCGCCGCCATGTCCGGCTTCGAGGTGATCGACGCCTATTCGCGGCCGGTGCGGCTCGGCGAGGGCGTTGCGCTGAACGGCACGCTGTGCGGCGACGCCATCGAGCGCACCCTGGGCGCGCTCGAGGTCTGTGCCGACAAGATCGATCGCAACCGGGTGACGCGCGCGCGCCACATCGCCACCGAGGCCTGCCGGCGCGCCTGCAACGGCGAGGATTTCCTCGCCCGGGTGAAGCAGCGCACGGGCCTCCGCTTCGAGGTCATCCCGCCGGCCGAGGAGGCGCGGCTCGCCGTGGCGAGCTGCGAGAACCTGCTCGATCCGGCGCTGCCCCACGCGCTGCTGGTCGATATCGGCGGCGGCTCGACCGAGGTGAGCTGGATCCGGATCGCGCGCCGCGACGGCGGCAGCGGGGCGGTCACGCCCGAACTGATCGACATGGTCTCCGTGCCGTGGGGCGTGGTCACGCTCACCGAGGCCTGCGTGCGGCCCCGCCAGCACGAGGGCCGTCCCGACGCGCCGGTGCCGCGCGCCTGCTACGACGACATGATCGAGCGCATCCGCGCCGACCTGCGGCCGTTCTGCGCGCGCCACGGCATCGCCGGCGAGATCGGGCGCGGGCGGGTGCAGCTGATCGGCGCCTCGGGCACGGTGACGACGGTGAGCGCCCATCATCTCGGCCTCAGGCGCTACAGCCGGAGCGCGGTCGACGGCTCGTCGCTCGCGCACGAGGCGATCCTGCGCATCTGCGACCAGCTCGCCGGCCTGTCGGTCGCCGAGCTGCGCGGCCTGCCCTGCATCGGCGACGACCGCGCCGATCTCGCGCTGGCCGGCGGCGCCATCCTCGAGGCGATGTGCCGGCAATGGCCGACGCCGGTCGTGCGGGTCGCCGACCGCGGCCTGCGCGAGGGCGTGCTGATGGACCTGATGCGCCAGGCCGACCGCGACGCCGACCCGCTCTGCCGCCGCGGATACTGA
- a CDS encoding RlmE family RNA methyltransferase produces MTRKRSSGPTGRRATVRVKTARGRTVSSQRWLQRQLNDPYVAEAKKRGYRSRAAFKLLQLDDQFGFLRPGIRVVDLGAAPGGWTQVAVERVKPETRGGKVVGIDLAPVEPIAGATLIAGDFYDDEAPEMLKQALGGPADVVLSDMAAPATGDPQIDHLRIIALAELAHDFARQVLKPGGSFVAKVLQGGTERALLDQLKRDFVRVRHVKPEASRADSAEMYVVGTGFRG; encoded by the coding sequence ATGACCAGGAAGAGATCGAGCGGTCCCACCGGACGGCGCGCCACGGTGCGGGTGAAGACGGCGCGCGGCCGCACCGTGTCCTCGCAGCGCTGGCTGCAGCGCCAGCTCAACGATCCCTACGTCGCCGAGGCGAAGAAGCGCGGCTACCGCTCGCGCGCCGCCTTCAAGCTGCTGCAGCTCGACGACCAGTTCGGCTTCCTGCGGCCGGGCATCCGCGTCGTCGATCTCGGCGCCGCGCCGGGCGGCTGGACCCAGGTCGCGGTCGAGCGCGTGAAGCCCGAGACGCGCGGCGGCAAGGTGGTCGGCATCGACCTCGCGCCGGTCGAGCCGATCGCCGGAGCCACCCTGATTGCCGGGGATTTCTACGACGACGAGGCGCCCGAGATGCTGAAGCAGGCGCTGGGAGGACCGGCCGACGTCGTGCTCTCCGACATGGCGGCGCCGGCCACCGGCGATCCGCAGATCGACCATCTGCGCATCATCGCGCTGGCCGAGCTGGCGCACGATTTCGCCCGCCAGGTGCTGAAGCCGGGCGGCAGCTTCGTCGCCAAGGTGCTGCAGGGCGGCACCGAGCGCGCGCTGCTCGATCAGCTCAAGCGCGATTTCGTCAGGGTCCGCCACGTCAAGCCCGAGGCCAGCCGGGCCGATTCGGCGGAAATGTATGTCGTCGGCACGGGCTTTCGCGGCTAG